In one window of Microbacterium natoriense DNA:
- a CDS encoding D-arabinono-1,4-lactone oxidase: MTRIGGTWQNWGRSASVKPLRVERPRTPEGVQRAVRAAVAQGLTVKAVGAGHSFTGIAVAPGVLLELDDMQGLVSADAATGHVTLLAGTRLHRIPALLAPYGLAMQNLGDIDRQSISGAISTGTHGTGARFGGLSTQVVGLTMITAAGEFLRIDEERNSEMLPAAALGLGALGIVVEVTLQCVPAFVMQAIDEPAPLADVLATLDERVAASDHFEFYWFPHTEVALTKRQTRLPESARRDPLPAVGRWIDETLLSNGVYRVVCAAGRGAPAITPPFSRLAVRLTGDRRYTDVSHRVLTQSRTVRFREMEYALPVENVVPAFRAVQALIAQRGWRIEFPIEVRFAQEDDRWLSTAHGRSTGYIAVHRYWRNDPTVYFEAVEQIMLEYGGRPHWGKLHTLSAEQLRERYPRFDDFTALRDRLDPERRFANRHLDRILGA; the protein is encoded by the coding sequence GTGACGAGAATCGGCGGCACCTGGCAGAACTGGGGGCGGTCGGCATCCGTGAAACCGCTGAGGGTCGAACGCCCGCGCACACCGGAGGGTGTGCAGCGCGCCGTGCGAGCGGCCGTCGCACAGGGACTGACCGTGAAGGCGGTCGGCGCGGGCCACAGCTTCACCGGGATCGCGGTGGCACCCGGCGTGCTGCTCGAGCTGGACGACATGCAGGGACTCGTCTCGGCGGATGCCGCGACCGGGCACGTCACCCTTCTGGCCGGCACCCGGCTGCACCGCATCCCCGCCCTGCTCGCGCCCTACGGTCTGGCGATGCAGAATCTCGGAGACATCGATCGTCAGTCGATCTCCGGCGCGATCTCGACGGGTACGCACGGCACCGGCGCCCGCTTCGGCGGCCTGTCGACACAGGTGGTCGGCCTCACCATGATCACCGCCGCGGGGGAGTTCCTGCGCATCGACGAGGAGCGCAACTCGGAGATGCTCCCGGCCGCCGCGTTGGGCCTCGGCGCACTGGGCATCGTCGTCGAGGTCACGCTGCAGTGCGTGCCTGCATTCGTGATGCAGGCCATCGACGAGCCGGCTCCTCTCGCCGATGTGCTCGCCACGCTCGACGAGCGGGTCGCGGCATCCGATCATTTCGAGTTCTACTGGTTCCCGCACACCGAGGTCGCCCTCACGAAGAGGCAGACGCGGCTGCCCGAATCCGCGAGACGTGACCCGCTGCCCGCCGTCGGCAGGTGGATCGATGAGACTCTGCTCTCGAACGGCGTCTATCGTGTCGTGTGCGCAGCGGGCCGTGGAGCGCCCGCGATCACCCCGCCCTTCAGCCGCCTCGCGGTCAGACTCACCGGCGATCGCCGCTACACAGACGTGTCGCATCGCGTTCTCACGCAGAGCCGCACGGTGCGCTTCCGCGAGATGGAGTACGCGCTTCCCGTCGAGAACGTCGTCCCCGCCTTCCGTGCCGTGCAGGCGTTGATCGCCCAGCGCGGATGGCGCATCGAGTTCCCGATCGAGGTGCGCTTCGCGCAGGAGGACGACCGGTGGCTGTCGACTGCTCACGGCCGCTCGACCGGCTACATCGCCGTTCATCGATACTGGCGGAACGATCCGACGGTCTATTTCGAAGCCGTCGAGCAGATCATGCTCGAGTACGGAGGACGCCCGCATTGGGGCAAGCTGCACACGCTCTCGGCCGAGCAGCTGCGTGAGAGATACCCCCGCTTCGACGACTTCACGGCTCTGCGCGACCGGCTCGACCCCGAGCGCCGCTTCGCCAACCGCCACCTCGACCGCATCCTCGGCGCATGA
- a CDS encoding LemA family protein, which produces MEWLVPVLIIVGLVLLIGIYLWATYNSLVQLNVRVDEAWSGITVQLKRRADLIPNLIETVKGYASHEKAVFENVTRARAETLSAGSPGAAGIAEGHLQQALRSLFAVAEAYPQLQASQNFLQVQSALVDTEDKIQAARRFYNGGVRELNTKIKVFPNNMFAKGLGFTEREFFEVADSGAISEPPRVQF; this is translated from the coding sequence ATGGAATGGCTCGTACCGGTACTGATCATCGTCGGTCTGGTTCTGCTCATCGGAATCTATCTCTGGGCGACCTACAACTCGCTCGTGCAGCTCAACGTCCGCGTCGATGAGGCCTGGAGCGGTATCACCGTCCAGCTGAAGAGGCGGGCCGATCTCATCCCGAATCTCATCGAGACGGTCAAGGGCTATGCCTCTCATGAGAAGGCCGTGTTCGAGAACGTCACCCGTGCGCGCGCCGAGACGCTGTCCGCCGGCAGCCCGGGTGCCGCAGGCATCGCCGAGGGGCATCTGCAGCAGGCTCTGCGCAGCCTGTTCGCGGTCGCCGAGGCGTATCCGCAGCTGCAGGCGAGCCAGAACTTCCTCCAGGTGCAGTCCGCGCTGGTCGACACCGAAGACAAGATCCAGGCCGCGCGCCGGTTCTACAACGGCGGGGTGCGCGAGCTGAACACGAAGATCAAGGTCTTCCCGAACAACATGTTCGCGAAGGGCCTCGGCTTCACCGAACGCGAGTTCTTCGAGGTGGCCGACAGCGGAGCGATCTCCGAACCTCCCCGCGTGCAGTTCTGA
- a CDS encoding SDR family oxidoreductase, with the protein MELNGAVVLVTGANRGIGAAFVDQLKARGVGKIYAAARNADTITAEGVVPITLDVTDSAQIADAAHVADDVQLLINNAGISTGTALVAGDEENIRREMDTNFYGPLLMTRAFAPILRANGGGAILNVVSALSWFTTSGVGAYAASKAAAWMLTDSTRLELASQGTHVVGVHMGLVDTDMAKGVPAPKISPAELAAAGLDAIESGAQEVLGDDWATFVKAGLTLDPADRYAQIAAALGAA; encoded by the coding sequence ATGGAATTGAACGGCGCAGTCGTCCTCGTCACAGGAGCCAACCGTGGCATCGGTGCAGCATTCGTCGATCAGCTCAAGGCGCGCGGAGTGGGCAAGATCTACGCCGCCGCTCGAAATGCCGACACAATCACCGCCGAGGGCGTCGTTCCGATCACGCTCGACGTGACCGACTCAGCCCAGATCGCGGACGCTGCACACGTCGCCGACGACGTGCAGCTCCTGATCAACAATGCAGGCATCTCCACCGGCACTGCCTTGGTGGCGGGAGATGAAGAGAACATCCGGCGCGAGATGGACACGAACTTCTACGGACCGCTGCTGATGACGCGTGCGTTCGCCCCGATCCTCCGCGCCAACGGCGGCGGGGCCATCCTCAACGTCGTCTCGGCCCTGTCGTGGTTCACGACGTCGGGAGTCGGCGCGTACGCGGCATCGAAGGCGGCGGCGTGGATGCTGACCGACAGCACGCGGCTCGAGCTCGCGTCACAGGGCACCCATGTGGTCGGAGTGCACATGGGCCTGGTCGACACTGACATGGCCAAGGGCGTGCCGGCGCCGAAGATCAGCCCGGCCGAGCTGGCGGCTGCCGGCCTCGACGCGATCGAGTCGGGTGCACAGGAGGTGCTGGGCGACGACTGGGCGACTTTCGTGAAGGCCGGACTCACGCTCGATCCCGCCGACCGATACGCGCAGATCGCCGCCGCGCTCGGCGCCGCATGA
- a CDS encoding TetR/AcrR family transcriptional regulator, producing the protein MAGRPRSFDRDAALAVAVQQFWREGYEETSVARLTAAMGVSPPSLYAAFGDKAGLFEEASQLYFRRTCEGLDAAIALPTAREAVLRMLQDTARAHTDTATPPGCLMLTEPRLAAQREEVRRRLGERLDQGVRDGDLPPETRTEQLASFLVAVMRGMSGCARDGGSTEDLLAITETAMAAFPSPR; encoded by the coding sequence ATGGCAGGCCGACCCCGGAGCTTCGATCGCGACGCAGCGCTCGCCGTCGCGGTCCAGCAGTTCTGGCGCGAGGGATACGAAGAGACGTCAGTCGCGAGGCTGACCGCCGCGATGGGCGTGTCGCCGCCGAGCCTCTATGCGGCGTTCGGCGACAAGGCCGGGCTCTTCGAGGAGGCGTCGCAGCTCTACTTCCGCCGCACGTGCGAGGGACTCGACGCCGCAATCGCGCTGCCCACGGCGCGTGAGGCCGTCTTGCGCATGCTCCAGGACACGGCTCGAGCGCACACGGACACCGCGACGCCACCCGGATGCCTGATGCTGACCGAGCCGCGGCTCGCCGCGCAACGAGAAGAGGTTCGGCGCAGGCTCGGAGAGCGCCTCGATCAAGGGGTGCGCGACGGCGACCTGCCTCCTGAGACGCGCACCGAACAGCTGGCGTCGTTCCTTGTGGCTGTCATGCGCGGTATGTCGGGGTGCGCTCGAGACGGCGGAAGCACCGAGGACCTTCTGGCCATCACGGAGACGGCGATGGCCGCGTTTCCGTCGCCGCGGTGA
- a CDS encoding winged helix-turn-helix domain-containing protein codes for MTDSLSAAQARRMALAAQGFTRSRPASVAARHIHTVMGRLGVLQIDSVNVFARSHYMPLFSRLGAYDPDLLDRVFMAKTTHYVEYLAHEATFMPIQDWPLWRFRREYFRARLAKAGSWAASNERTLAWVRDELRSRGPLRPADIRADAPRERGTWWDWDEVKLALEHMWRTGDVAISGRKGFERSYALAEHVVPADILAQEIPVPDAMRELVRRAARSHGVATASDLADYYRIRDRSAVITAIGELTDAGELMPVRVKGWERQGRPLPAWRHADAVLPRSVNAATLLTPFDPVVWFRDRALRAFDLDYRIEIYVPAEKRRYGYYSLPVLVGDRIVARVDLKADRAASTLQVQSAWWEPQARPSDDADLIAGELALAAAWQGLEHVSVSGWGTAAGTLHEALGSRAEASVRRHVHAREVVA; via the coding sequence GTGACCGACTCACTCAGCGCCGCACAGGCACGACGCATGGCGCTGGCCGCACAGGGCTTCACGCGCTCGCGCCCGGCATCCGTCGCCGCGCGACACATCCACACCGTCATGGGGCGCCTCGGCGTGCTGCAGATCGACTCGGTCAACGTCTTCGCGCGGTCGCACTACATGCCGCTGTTCTCCCGCCTGGGCGCCTACGACCCCGATCTTCTCGACCGCGTCTTCATGGCGAAGACGACGCACTACGTGGAGTACCTGGCGCACGAGGCGACGTTCATGCCGATCCAGGACTGGCCGCTCTGGCGTTTTCGCCGCGAGTACTTCCGAGCGAGGCTCGCGAAGGCGGGCTCGTGGGCGGCCAGCAACGAACGCACACTGGCCTGGGTTCGCGACGAACTGCGCTCCCGCGGTCCGCTGCGCCCGGCCGACATCCGCGCCGACGCCCCGCGAGAGCGCGGCACCTGGTGGGACTGGGACGAGGTGAAGCTGGCTCTCGAGCACATGTGGCGCACCGGAGACGTGGCCATCAGCGGCCGCAAGGGGTTCGAGCGCAGCTACGCGCTGGCCGAGCACGTCGTCCCCGCCGACATCCTGGCCCAGGAGATCCCGGTGCCAGACGCGATGCGTGAGCTGGTCCGCCGCGCCGCACGCTCGCACGGCGTCGCGACCGCATCCGACCTCGCCGACTACTACCGCATCCGGGATCGCTCCGCTGTCATCACGGCGATCGGCGAACTGACGGATGCAGGCGAGCTGATGCCTGTGCGGGTCAAGGGCTGGGAAAGACAGGGGCGGCCTCTGCCAGCCTGGCGGCACGCCGATGCCGTTCTCCCACGCAGCGTGAACGCCGCCACCCTGCTGACGCCGTTCGACCCGGTCGTCTGGTTCCGTGACCGGGCGCTGCGCGCCTTCGACCTCGACTACCGCATCGAGATCTACGTGCCCGCCGAGAAGCGCCGGTACGGCTACTACTCGCTGCCTGTGCTCGTGGGCGACCGCATCGTCGCACGCGTGGATCTCAAGGCCGATCGTGCCGCCTCGACGCTGCAGGTGCAATCGGCCTGGTGGGAGCCGCAGGCGCGCCCTTCAGACGACGCGGATCTCATCGCCGGCGAGCTCGCGCTCGCTGCGGCCTGGCAGGGCCTCGAGCACGTGTCGGTGTCGGGCTGGGGCACCGCCGCGGGCACGCTGCACGAGGCGCTCGGCTCCCGCGCCGAGGCGTCCGTGAGGCGGCACGTTCACGCGAGAGAAGTCGTGGCGTGA
- a CDS encoding AI-2E family transporter, which translates to MSEEQRLRLKDLFRPRPIPTDRTVTTEADEAVPMGLRVTAGYAWRVLLIAAVIAGFIWIVIQLKLLVIPLMVGILVTALLWPAFEWMLRKRFPRWVAVAISIIGTLGIVAALITLVVWQIRQQLEEVQARSSQAVDDLQQFLMGDPLNLTQKQIDGYLEQAGGFFNDQADLLLNGALSVGTTAAHVVTGAVLALFILICLLADGGGIWKWTLRLFPRVARPAADAAARNGWATIVNYARTQLLVAAIDAVGIGLGAALLGVPLAIPVAVLVFLGSFVPIVGAVVTGALAVLLALVYNGPWIALAMLGVVLLVQQLEGHILQPILMGSAVKVHPLAVVLVVAGGSMIGGIPGALFAVPLAAFVNVAAVTVSTGSWRTGDLPDADLIWSTVPRQRRRSNR; encoded by the coding sequence ATGAGCGAAGAGCAGCGTCTGCGGCTGAAGGATCTCTTCCGCCCGCGTCCGATTCCGACCGACCGCACCGTCACGACCGAGGCCGACGAGGCGGTCCCCATGGGGCTGCGCGTCACCGCGGGCTATGCATGGCGGGTGCTCCTGATCGCCGCGGTGATCGCGGGGTTCATCTGGATCGTCATCCAGCTGAAGCTCCTGGTGATCCCGCTGATGGTCGGCATTCTCGTCACCGCCCTGTTGTGGCCGGCATTCGAGTGGATGCTGCGCAAGAGGTTCCCGCGATGGGTCGCCGTCGCGATCTCCATCATCGGCACTCTCGGGATCGTCGCCGCACTGATCACGCTGGTGGTCTGGCAGATCCGACAGCAGCTCGAAGAGGTGCAGGCGCGCAGCTCACAGGCGGTGGACGATCTGCAGCAGTTCCTGATGGGCGACCCGCTCAACCTCACCCAGAAGCAGATCGACGGCTACCTCGAACAGGCCGGAGGGTTCTTCAACGACCAGGCCGACCTCTTGCTGAACGGCGCGCTCAGCGTCGGCACCACCGCGGCGCACGTCGTCACCGGCGCCGTCCTCGCCCTGTTCATCCTCATCTGCCTGCTCGCCGACGGCGGGGGCATCTGGAAGTGGACGCTGCGCCTGTTCCCGCGCGTCGCGCGCCCGGCAGCCGACGCTGCAGCCCGCAACGGCTGGGCGACGATCGTCAACTACGCACGCACCCAGCTGCTCGTCGCGGCGATCGACGCGGTCGGCATCGGTCTCGGCGCCGCGCTCCTCGGCGTCCCGCTGGCCATCCCCGTCGCCGTGCTGGTGTTCCTCGGCTCGTTCGTTCCGATCGTGGGTGCCGTCGTCACGGGCGCGCTCGCCGTGCTGCTCGCCCTCGTCTACAACGGCCCGTGGATCGCGCTGGCGATGCTCGGGGTCGTGCTGCTCGTCCAGCAGCTCGAGGGCCACATCCTCCAGCCGATCCTGATGGGCTCGGCCGTGAAGGTCCACCCGCTCGCGGTGGTGCTCGTGGTCGCCGGCGGATCGATGATCGGCGGCATCCCCGGTGCGCTGTTCGCCGTGCCGCTCGCGGCGTTCGTCAACGTCGCGGCCGTCACCGTCAGCACCGGGTCCTGGCGCACCGGCGACCTGCCCGACGCAGACCTTATCTGGAGTACAGTTCCGCGTCAGCGGAGAAGGAGCAATCGATGA
- the ilvA gene encoding threonine ammonia-lyase translates to MSAVPSLTEFEHAAHSLAEVISHTPTLPSRALSDILGAPVLLKMENLQRTGSFKIRGAAYRLSRLSPEERARGVVAASAGNHAQGVALAAQELGIKATIFMPLGVPVPKLLATRGYGADVVLEGETVATSLRLAAEFAERTGAVAIPPFDHRDVIIGQGTLGLELLEDAPEVDTILLGIGGGGLIAGVAAAVKARAAELGRSIRIIGVQAENAAAVPPSLEAGHPVDIVTRPTIADGILVARPGAIPFEIIKDLVDEVVTVTDDDLARAILILLEQAKVVAEPAGAAGVAAILAGKVKPTGTTMAVLTGGNIDPLLLQRVVSHGLAASGRYLTIRIPLPDRPGQLARVSELIAEAGANVIEAMHTRHGHGLQISEVFLELSVETRGPEHSEHTLDTLRRAGFEPLVVPD, encoded by the coding sequence ATGAGCGCAGTCCCCAGCCTGACCGAGTTCGAGCACGCCGCTCACAGCCTGGCTGAGGTGATCTCGCACACGCCGACGCTCCCGTCTCGTGCGCTGTCCGACATTCTGGGCGCTCCGGTGCTGCTGAAGATGGAGAACCTGCAGCGCACCGGGTCCTTCAAGATCCGCGGCGCCGCGTACCGCCTTTCCCGCCTCAGCCCCGAGGAACGGGCGCGCGGCGTCGTCGCAGCATCCGCCGGCAACCACGCGCAGGGGGTGGCGCTGGCCGCTCAGGAGCTGGGGATCAAGGCCACGATCTTCATGCCGCTCGGCGTGCCTGTGCCCAAGCTGCTCGCGACGCGCGGATACGGCGCGGACGTCGTGCTGGAGGGCGAGACCGTCGCCACCTCGCTGCGACTCGCGGCCGAGTTCGCCGAGCGCACCGGCGCCGTCGCCATCCCGCCGTTCGATCACCGCGACGTGATCATCGGCCAGGGAACGCTCGGTCTCGAGCTGCTCGAAGACGCACCCGAGGTCGACACGATCCTTCTCGGCATCGGCGGAGGAGGCCTCATCGCCGGTGTCGCCGCTGCAGTCAAGGCTCGGGCCGCCGAGCTCGGCCGCAGCATCCGCATCATCGGCGTGCAGGCCGAGAACGCCGCTGCCGTGCCGCCTTCCCTCGAAGCCGGTCATCCGGTCGACATCGTGACGCGGCCGACGATCGCCGACGGCATCCTCGTGGCGCGCCCCGGAGCGATCCCCTTCGAGATCATCAAGGATCTCGTCGACGAGGTCGTCACCGTCACCGACGACGACCTCGCCCGCGCGATCCTGATCCTCCTCGAGCAGGCGAAGGTCGTGGCGGAGCCTGCCGGCGCCGCCGGCGTCGCGGCGATCCTCGCCGGCAAGGTCAAGCCCACGGGCACGACCATGGCGGTGCTCACAGGCGGCAACATCGATCCGCTGCTGCTGCAGCGGGTGGTGTCGCACGGTCTTGCGGCGTCCGGTCGCTACCTGACCATCCGCATCCCGCTTCCCGATCGACCCGGTCAGCTCGCACGGGTCTCCGAGCTCATCGCCGAGGCCGGCGCCAACGTGATCGAGGCGATGCACACCCGGCACGGTCACGGTCTGCAGATCAGTGAGGTGTTCCTCGAGCTGAGCGTCGAGACGCGCGGGCCCGAGCATTCCGAGCACACGCTGGATACCCTGCGCCGCGCGGGCTTCGAACCGCTCGTCGTGCCCGACTGA
- the greA gene encoding transcription elongation factor GreA, translated as MSTDAQVPFLTQEAYDRLVAELEHLSTTGRDEIAKRIEAAREEGDLKENGGYHAAKDEQGKQEARIRTLENLLKTAKVGEAPASRGIVEPGTVVTANVAGGEEVFLLGSREIAVGSDLDVYSEASPLGQAILGLKVGEKSSYEAPNGRSIDVEIVNVETYTG; from the coding sequence ATGTCTACCGATGCTCAGGTTCCCTTCCTCACGCAGGAAGCATATGACCGGCTCGTCGCTGAGCTGGAGCACCTGTCCACCACCGGCCGCGACGAGATCGCCAAGCGCATCGAGGCCGCCCGCGAAGAGGGCGACCTCAAGGAGAACGGCGGCTATCACGCCGCGAAAGACGAACAGGGCAAGCAGGAGGCGCGCATCCGCACCCTCGAGAACCTGCTGAAGACCGCCAAGGTCGGCGAGGCGCCGGCCAGTCGCGGCATCGTCGAGCCCGGCACCGTCGTCACCGCGAACGTGGCAGGTGGCGAAGAGGTCTTCCTGCTCGGCAGCCGTGAGATCGCGGTCGGCAGCGACCTCGACGTGTACAGCGAGGCCAGCCCGCTCGGTCAGGCCATCCTCGGCCTCAAGGTCGGCGAGAAGTCGTCGTACGAGGCGCCGAACGGCCGCTCGATCGACGTCGAGATCGTGAACGTCGAGACGTACACGGGCTGA
- a CDS encoding DUF4307 domain-containing protein codes for MTTAQELDERYGRTRRKRAPWVIAIIIAVVGVGAFAWMTATREMQSVDADDLGFDLVDSHTVTVRFQLTGVQGKDVACVVEALDEEFGIVGWKVVEIPAGEEHSQAISATVPTVAEATTGLVNTCWVA; via the coding sequence GTGACGACCGCACAAGAGCTCGACGAACGCTATGGCCGTACCCGCAGGAAGCGGGCGCCCTGGGTCATCGCGATCATCATCGCCGTCGTCGGGGTCGGCGCCTTCGCGTGGATGACCGCGACCCGAGAGATGCAGTCGGTGGATGCCGATGACCTGGGCTTCGACCTGGTCGACTCCCACACGGTCACGGTGCGCTTCCAGCTCACCGGCGTGCAGGGCAAGGACGTCGCGTGCGTCGTCGAGGCGCTCGACGAGGAGTTCGGGATCGTCGGCTGGAAGGTCGTCGAGATCCCGGCGGGCGAAGAGCATTCTCAGGCCATCTCGGCGACCGTGCCCACGGTGGCCGAGGCCACGACAGGTTTGGTGAACACCTGCTGGGTCGCCTAG